A single window of Methanobacterium sp. DNA harbors:
- a CDS encoding glycosyltransferase family 4 protein — MKIAVFHNLPSGGAKRALYNNVEFLARDHDVDVYVPSIADEDYLSLKDIAHSFKTFQMKNTLGGFLYSAVKYFPSKISIRDLEKTQKNMAEAVNKKDYDVVFCEQDKYTMSPFFLKYIKKPHVYYCQQPILSQNRISQTLYKKAGLKTTSDSESFRLKFYGSRMINMDQKLASYSEYTVVNSYFSHESILRSYGINSLVSYLGVDTGLFKPLDVSKENFVLSVGRCIPEKGFEFILKSLGKIDEKTRPELVIVSDLVNTHWKNYLENLAHELKVKLRIRVLVSDDELVQLYNKAKLVVYAPYLEPFGLVPLESMSCGTPVVGVKEGGVRESVKHEYNGILTERDEYSFSREISALFLDEEKAEKLADNSIKHVNELWTLKHSGKRLLNHLNRAIDSY, encoded by the coding sequence ATGAAAATAGCAGTTTTTCATAATCTGCCTTCTGGAGGGGCGAAAAGAGCATTGTATAACAATGTTGAATTTCTAGCTAGGGATCATGATGTTGATGTCTACGTACCTTCAATAGCAGACGAGGATTATCTATCCTTAAAAGATATAGCCCATAGTTTCAAAACTTTTCAGATGAAAAATACCCTCGGGGGATTCTTATATTCTGCTGTTAAATATTTTCCATCCAAAATTTCCATAAGAGATCTTGAAAAAACTCAGAAAAACATGGCTGAGGCGGTTAACAAAAAAGATTACGATGTGGTATTCTGTGAACAGGATAAATACACCATGAGTCCTTTCTTTTTGAAATATATCAAAAAGCCCCATGTTTACTACTGTCAGCAACCCATTCTCTCCCAGAACAGGATTTCTCAAACACTTTATAAAAAAGCTGGCCTTAAAACCACCAGTGATTCGGAAAGTTTTCGTTTGAAATTTTATGGTTCTCGTATGATTAACATGGACCAGAAACTGGCCAGTTACTCTGAATATACCGTTGTAAATTCTTACTTTTCACATGAGTCTATTTTAAGAAGTTATGGTATTAATTCACTGGTCTCCTATTTGGGAGTTGACACTGGTTTGTTTAAACCACTGGATGTTTCAAAGGAAAACTTTGTGCTATCAGTGGGCCGGTGCATACCCGAAAAAGGATTTGAATTTATCCTGAAATCTCTAGGCAAAATTGATGAAAAAACACGCCCTGAACTGGTTATTGTTTCTGATCTGGTAAACACACACTGGAAGAATTATTTAGAAAACCTGGCACATGAATTAAAGGTTAAATTGAGGATAAGGGTTTTAGTAAGTGATGATGAACTGGTTCAATTATACAATAAAGCGAAGTTAGTTGTTTATGCACCTTACCTTGAACCTTTTGGTTTAGTTCCCTTAGAATCAATGAGCTGCGGGACCCCGGTTGTTGGTGTGAAAGAAGGCGGTGTAAGGGAAAGTGTTAAACATGAGTACAATGGCATACTCACTGAAAGGGATGAATACTCCTTTTCTCGTGAAATTTCCGCACTATTTCTAGACGAGGAAAAAGCTGAAAAATTAGCTGACAACTCCATTAAACATGTTAATGAATTATGGACATTGAAACATTCCGGTAAAAGGTTACTGAATCATTTAAACCGTGCAATTGATTCCTATTAA
- a CDS encoding flavodoxin family protein, with product MVKIIGIVGSPRNNGNTETLVTEALQSARAVGAETELVKLGSAEIEPCVACDICKATGECAIYDDVGGILEKMVDSQGLIIGSPVYFGNVTSQLKMLMDRSRPLRMDFKLNNKVGGAISTGGSRNGGQETTITAIHEFLLIQDAIIVGDGAPMAHYGGTGVGVTAEDEAGIQTSRNLGKRVAELAIKLNE from the coding sequence TTGGTCAAGATCATTGGAATTGTGGGAAGTCCCCGTAATAATGGTAACACTGAAACTCTGGTAACTGAAGCCCTTCAATCTGCCCGGGCTGTTGGGGCAGAGACGGAACTTGTAAAACTGGGAAGTGCTGAAATTGAACCCTGCGTTGCCTGTGATATATGTAAGGCAACTGGTGAATGTGCCATATACGATGATGTGGGAGGAATACTGGAAAAAATGGTGGATTCACAGGGCCTGATCATTGGAAGCCCGGTTTACTTTGGAAATGTTACTTCTCAACTTAAAATGTTAATGGATCGTTCAAGACCACTAAGAATGGACTTCAAACTTAATAATAAGGTTGGAGGGGCTATAAGCACCGGAGGTTCCCGTAATGGTGGTCAGGAAACCACAATTACAGCTATCCATGAATTTTTACTCATCCAGGATGCCATCATCGTCGGCGATGGTGCTCCTATGGCCCATTACGGTGGAACAGGAGTTGGAGTTACTGCTGAGGATGAAGCAGGTATACAAACATCACGTAATCTGGGTAAAAGAGTGGCTGAACTGGCCATAAAACTCAACGAATAA
- a CDS encoding glycosyltransferase family 2 protein has product MNNNKTINQGMCSRVSIVIINWNNWRDTLECLKSVFKINYSSFQIVLVDNDSSDDSINQIKDFSQHIPVEIAEFDENEIGRADVNGTDSSKEDPESDFSKKLILIKNHENHGFAGGNNIGMDFALEYLNPDYVLLLNNDTTVDEYFLDELLKLAGNNESVGSVQPVLLNDSGETIDSLGQECYWWGAEDICMGSPLKNSISPNNTVNGIDGINGIINDMEIFGSCAAAALYPSEVLKKTGLFDEDFFVELEDVDLSWKIRLCGYKSFLAGKALVYHKRGVSGSISSPDLIKGMKKDSMVLKWHRQSKNWLIIVLRYYPRSVIARAVLRYPHKVFFTFFRLIYSCIWLKKTKETFKILYYNLKSRKKLKHNPRWDEVWRKWIKKSPRKCEK; this is encoded by the coding sequence ATGAACAATAATAAAACCATTAATCAGGGGATGTGTTCCAGGGTTTCCATAGTAATTATAAACTGGAATAACTGGAGAGACACTTTAGAATGTTTAAAATCTGTTTTCAAGATTAATTACTCCTCATTTCAGATTGTTTTAGTGGACAATGATTCTAGTGATGATTCTATTAATCAAATTAAGGATTTTTCCCAGCACATCCCAGTGGAGATAGCAGAATTTGATGAAAACGAAATAGGCAGGGCTGATGTTAATGGAACAGATTCCAGTAAGGAAGATCCTGAATCTGATTTTAGTAAAAAGTTGATTTTAATTAAAAATCATGAGAATCATGGTTTTGCAGGTGGAAACAATATTGGGATGGATTTTGCCCTGGAATATTTGAATCCAGATTATGTCCTGCTTCTGAATAATGACACCACCGTGGATGAATATTTTCTGGATGAGCTGTTAAAGCTGGCCGGTAATAATGAGTCTGTGGGAAGCGTCCAACCGGTACTTTTAAACGATAGCGGAGAAACGATTGATTCGCTTGGACAGGAGTGTTACTGGTGGGGTGCTGAGGATATTTGCATGGGATCTCCTCTTAAAAATTCAATCAGTCCAAATAACACTGTCAATGGGATTGATGGGATTAATGGAATTATTAATGACATGGAAATCTTCGGTTCCTGCGCTGCCGCCGCACTGTACCCCAGTGAAGTTTTAAAGAAAACAGGATTATTTGATGAGGATTTCTTTGTGGAACTGGAGGATGTTGATCTTTCCTGGAAGATACGTTTATGTGGATATAAATCTTTCCTTGCAGGAAAAGCACTGGTTTACCATAAAAGAGGTGTTTCCGGAAGTATTTCATCACCTGATTTAATCAAAGGAATGAAAAAGGATTCAATGGTGCTTAAATGGCACCGTCAGAGTAAAAACTGGCTCATAATTGTTCTACGTTACTATCCTCGCTCAGTGATAGCCAGAGCAGTACTCAGATACCCTCATAAGGTATTTTTCACATTTTTCCGCTTGATTTATTCATGCATCTGGCTGAAGAAAACTAAGGAAACCTTTAAAATTTTATATTACAATTTAAAAAGTCGTAAAAAACTTAAACATAATCCACGCTGGGATGAGGTCTGGCGAAAATGGATCAAAAAAAGCCCAAGAAAATGTGAGAAATGA
- a CDS encoding glycosyltransferase family 2 protein, with amino-acid sequence MKTTEPPQNSSEEQKGIYIVLPAYNEEKTIKDVMGELIDLGFNLIVVDDGSTDNTYRVSRNFLKSHPSQVSLYRHPINRGLGATLRTGIEAAVSHESDIIVTFDADGQHHSQDILPLCQPIIQGEADVVIGKRNFKEMPFRKKFGNVVMNIITLIFYGKDVDDSQSGLRAFNQKAAGLMELHSRDYGVSSEIIGEVRRKDLRMIEVPVTTIYTDYSLSKGTNTRVGLKILARLIRNVFK; translated from the coding sequence TTGAAAACCACTGAACCCCCACAAAATTCATCTGAAGAACAAAAAGGCATATACATTGTGCTGCCTGCTTACAATGAAGAAAAAACCATAAAAGATGTTATGGGTGAATTGATTGACCTTGGTTTCAATTTGATTGTGGTTGATGATGGTTCCACTGACAACACCTACCGTGTCTCCAGGAATTTTCTGAAAAGTCATCCATCCCAGGTAAGTCTATACCGACATCCCATCAACCGGGGGTTGGGAGCCACACTCAGAACCGGGATCGAAGCAGCTGTTTCCCATGAATCAGATATAATCGTAACTTTTGATGCCGATGGCCAGCACCATTCCCAGGATATTCTCCCCCTCTGCCAGCCCATAATTCAGGGTGAAGCAGATGTGGTGATTGGGAAGAGGAACTTCAAGGAGATGCCCTTCCGTAAGAAGTTCGGGAATGTGGTGATGAATATCATCACCCTAATTTTCTATGGTAAGGATGTTGATGATTCCCAGTCCGGTCTCAGGGCATTCAACCAAAAAGCAGCAGGGTTAATGGAACTTCATTCCCGTGATTACGGGGTTTCTTCCGAGATAATTGGAGAAGTAAGACGGAAAGATCTGCGCATGATTGAAGTGCCCGTAACCACTATTTACACAGACTACTCACTCTCCAAGGGTACCAATACCAGGGTGGGTTTAAAAATACTGGCCAGACTAATTAGAAATGTTTTCAAATAA
- a CDS encoding MnmC family methyltransferase: MEKIETSFYTPLTPEEEAMDIVRKWSLKEKKGDRNAREWATLKIKDFLVETADGTYTLKSQKMNESIETMHTTHGALREAREKFAQPADLRGKKKVAILDICSGLGINASAALEQIIKPLLNGELEHLEMDMVEISWEVLAATLIIPSPSGSIHSESHQVIKKAIEKYLINKGLLSFSGEEKEIPANADIRVHCEDARKIVMEIPKNQVYDAVFLDPFSPTKSPELYSREFLAKVRSLLKEDGVILTYTSAAPVRYALLDAGLEIGEGPALGRSGGTIASPSLNKIPKPLSSADERMIALSDAGIPYRDPELNLSAKEIIENRHLERIATRGNSKIASTVKTPVYLANDLDDERNFDDERIKRRVLKHLESLSIGDLNSSKSRFLVCPQFSNCICCCGQKGPSTSRARIKEMEKRLKIVTDGNFK; this comes from the coding sequence ATGGAAAAAATCGAAACTTCCTTTTACACTCCTTTAACTCCTGAAGAAGAGGCTATGGATATAGTGCGGAAATGGTCTTTAAAAGAGAAAAAAGGAGATAGAAATGCACGTGAATGGGCCACTCTTAAAATTAAAGATTTCCTGGTGGAAACTGCCGATGGCACCTACACTTTAAAGTCACAGAAGATGAATGAATCCATAGAAACAATGCACACCACCCATGGTGCTCTGCGTGAGGCCCGTGAGAAATTCGCTCAACCTGCAGATCTCAGGGGAAAGAAGAAGGTTGCAATTCTGGATATTTGCAGTGGACTGGGAATCAATGCCTCAGCAGCCCTGGAACAAATCATCAAACCCCTTCTGAATGGTGAATTAGAACATTTAGAAATGGATATGGTGGAAATATCATGGGAGGTATTGGCTGCAACCTTGATAATACCCAGTCCTTCAGGATCCATTCATTCAGAATCTCATCAGGTGATCAAAAAAGCTATTGAAAAATACCTGATCAATAAGGGGTTACTATCATTCTCTGGTGAGGAAAAAGAAATACCAGCTAATGCCGATATTAGGGTGCACTGTGAAGATGCCCGGAAAATAGTAATGGAAATTCCCAAAAACCAGGTTTATGATGCGGTGTTTCTGGATCCTTTCAGTCCCACTAAATCCCCTGAACTTTACAGCAGAGAATTCCTGGCCAAAGTTAGAAGCTTACTTAAGGAAGATGGGGTTATTTTAACCTACACTTCTGCAGCCCCTGTACGATACGCACTCCTTGACGCTGGTCTTGAGATAGGTGAAGGACCAGCCCTGGGAAGAAGTGGAGGAACCATAGCATCCCCATCACTCAATAAAATTCCCAAACCACTGAGCAGTGCTGATGAGCGAATGATCGCCCTATCTGATGCAGGAATACCCTACAGGGATCCTGAATTAAACCTTTCGGCAAAAGAAATAATAGAAAATAGGCATTTAGAAAGGATAGCCACCAGGGGTAACTCAAAAATTGCTTCAACAGTTAAAACCCCTGTATATCTAGCCAATGATCTGGATGATGAAAGAAATTTTGATGATGAAAGAATAAAAAGAAGGGTGCTCAAACACCTGGAATCATTAAGTATTGGTGATTTGAATTCCTCAAAATCCCGGTTCCTGGTCTGCCCCCAGTTTTCAAATTGCATATGTTGCTGTGGTCAGAAGGGACCTTCTACTTCCAGGGCTAGGATCAAGGAGATGGAGAAAAGGTTAAAGATAGTTACCGATGGTAATTTTAAATGA
- a CDS encoding DUF2304 family protein — translation MILYQYIGLIIGIIGIIVTFLRFKDGKMSLNMLLVWSAIWILLIVFSIYPDTTTLLANITGIGRGLDLILIIGLIGCYYFIFKIYNIMENIEEEITHLVREIALEKGRSEDKRDDTSPKDNK, via the coding sequence ATGATATTATACCAGTACATAGGATTGATCATAGGAATAATTGGCATAATAGTCACTTTTTTAAGATTTAAAGATGGAAAAATGTCCCTTAACATGCTCCTGGTGTGGAGTGCCATATGGATACTGCTAATTGTCTTCTCTATCTACCCTGACACCACCACCTTGCTAGCCAATATTACCGGAATTGGCCGGGGACTGGATTTGATACTGATAATCGGACTCATCGGTTGTTATTATTTTATCTTCAAAATATACAACATAATGGAGAATATTGAAGAGGAAATAACCCATTTAGTCCGGGAAATAGCATTGGAAAAGGGTAGGTCAGAGGATAAAAGGGACGATACTTCCCCTAAAGATAATAAATGA
- a CDS encoding radical SAM protein, which translates to MSSNNKSKKILFFNAKREKCDSNSPHIGLAMLSAVLKNSGHEVLVVDYQFNPSAPSPKAVFEDFKPDVIGLTLYTATMKEAEIILQEISRFNKPVIFGGPHATLYYSDLVDKANYIMIGEAENTIVDVVENADTNSKGQIIRSEPPDPEKLPFPDFSTFLGHDEIFIYPLLTSRGCPYNCSFCAVRMVSTRKWRPKSIENCIEELEIAKVKFKSMGSVVIYDDNAMFRKDHVKNFLKLYLDSDINLPLTIINTRADGLDDEILSLLKKAKCPSIGIGVESGDPEVFKKIKKGETLDDITKAAELIKKHKLPLALCFVIGLEDDSLEKTKASIEYAKKMKPEHIYWNMITPFEGTSIREWYDENGNVFDLLNHSSWVDGDFMCEEPCAETPEFTIDQRKKAYLMAILETNDTRLSITDINRLYPYVRRYGLQSEFLRWIPKSIWKSFKKPFPLLDLAIKIYPEIGFRGFFKRVVKKIRTN; encoded by the coding sequence TTCAATGCTAAAAGGGAAAAATGTGACAGTAATTCACCCCATATCGGCCTGGCAATGTTATCTGCAGTGTTGAAAAACAGTGGACATGAAGTATTAGTGGTTGATTATCAATTCAACCCCAGTGCACCCAGTCCAAAGGCGGTTTTTGAGGATTTTAAACCAGATGTAATTGGTTTAACCCTTTATACGGCCACCATGAAAGAGGCAGAGATCATACTGCAAGAAATATCCAGATTCAATAAACCGGTGATCTTTGGAGGGCCACACGCCACCTTGTATTACAGTGACCTGGTGGATAAGGCTAATTATATTATGATTGGTGAAGCTGAGAACACCATTGTGGATGTTGTTGAAAACGCTGATACTAATTCTAAGGGTCAAATTATTCGTTCTGAACCACCTGATCCTGAAAAATTACCATTCCCAGATTTTTCAACATTTCTAGGTCATGATGAAATTTTCATTTACCCCCTATTAACCAGCAGGGGATGCCCCTACAATTGCAGTTTTTGTGCTGTGCGAATGGTTTCAACCAGGAAATGGAGGCCTAAAAGTATTGAAAATTGTATTGAGGAGTTAGAAATTGCTAAGGTGAAGTTTAAGAGCATGGGGTCCGTGGTTATCTATGATGATAATGCCATGTTCCGCAAAGATCATGTAAAAAACTTTCTGAAGTTATATCTGGACAGCGATATCAATTTACCCCTCACCATCATCAATACCCGCGCCGATGGTCTTGATGATGAGATTTTATCCCTCCTAAAAAAAGCTAAATGCCCTTCAATAGGAATTGGTGTTGAATCTGGAGATCCTGAAGTTTTTAAAAAGATTAAAAAGGGTGAAACATTAGATGATATCACTAAAGCAGCAGAATTAATCAAAAAACATAAATTACCACTGGCATTATGCTTTGTAATTGGTCTGGAAGATGATTCCCTGGAGAAAACCAAAGCTTCCATTGAATATGCCAAGAAAATGAAACCAGAGCATATATACTGGAATATGATAACACCCTTTGAAGGAACAAGTATCAGGGAATGGTATGATGAGAATGGGAATGTCTTTGATCTACTTAACCATTCTTCATGGGTTGATGGAGATTTCATGTGCGAGGAACCCTGTGCTGAAACACCAGAATTCACCATTGACCAGCGAAAAAAAGCTTATTTAATGGCCATACTAGAAACTAATGATACCAGGCTAAGCATCACTGATATAAACAGACTGTATCCTTACGTTCGAAGGTATGGTTTGCAATCTGAGTTTTTAAGATGGATACCTAAGAGTATTTGGAAATCCTTTAAAAAACCATTCCCGCTACTGGATCTGGCCATTAAAATATATCCAGAAATAGGTTTCAGGGGATTTTTTAAGAGAGTTGTTAAGAAAATCCGCACAAACTAA